One Nitrospirota bacterium DNA window includes the following coding sequences:
- a CDS encoding NifU family protein encodes MKEKVSEVLEEIRPALQADGGDLELVEVTDEGLVKLKLKGACGHCPMSTMTLKMGIEKRLRERVPEVREVQAV; translated from the coding sequence ATGAAAGAGAAAGTCAGCGAGGTTCTTGAAGAGATCCGGCCCGCCCTTCAGGCCGACGGAGGCGACCTCGAGCTCGTGGAGGTCACCGACGAGGGCCTGGTCAAGCTCAAGCTCAAGGGTGCCTGCGGGCACTGCCCCATGTCCACCATGACCCTGAAGATGGGCATCGAGAAGAGGCTTCGGGAAAGGGTGCCCGAGGTCAGGGAGGTCCAGGCCGTCTGA